The following are encoded together in the Juglans microcarpa x Juglans regia isolate MS1-56 chromosome 2D, Jm3101_v1.0, whole genome shotgun sequence genome:
- the LOC121249997 gene encoding uncharacterized protein LOC121249997 yields MASSSSSFVSQEEFHIFHSIDRELYTILVINLWRDPVESIQVMALWLWLEKLGFDNVVKKMTSLPYILINELADEAIICLNCIHRNLTSSSSENYDIPLLQVLVEKEISLPFFLDNRLNGIAGVAKIVNDVCVRAFSDIMQKAIERNAAQSLAESQMAMSSSIQQSLAVHSGLHLLGAAGGDLIQQQTPGNPEIPADDRTMFVTFSKGYPVQEWEVREFITRSYGDCIESLHMQEVQPHEQALFARIVFHKASTMEMILGGIGKVKFTINGKHVWARKFVPKRNKSSSLLPPLMPSHFPAGTPFRP; encoded by the coding sequence ATggcttcttcatcatcttcttttgtCTCTCAAGAGGAGTTCCACATATTCCATTCCATTGACCGAGAGCTCTACACTATTCTTGTGATCAACCTCTGGCGAGATCCAGTGGAGTCTATTCAAGTTATGGCCTTGTGGCTTTGGTTGGAGAAACTGGGATTTGATAATGTTGTGAAGAAGATGACATCCTTGCCTTACATTTTGATCAATGAACTTGCAGACGAGGCTATAATATGCCTCAACTGCATTCACAGGAACCTAACATCTTCCTCATCCGAGAACTATGATATTCCTCTCCTTCAAGTGCTGGTGGAGAAAGAGATATCTCTGCCATTTTTCCTCGATAATCGGCTAAATGGCATTGCAGGAGTCGCGAAAATTGTGAACGATGTATGCGTCAGAGCATTCTCAGACATAATGCAGAAAGCCATTGAAAGAAATGCTGCTCAAAGCTTAGCAGAAAGCCAGATGGCAATGTCATCTTCGATTCAGCAATCCTTAGCTGTTCACTCAGGACTCCATCTTTTGGGAGCTGCTGGAGGCGATCTGATTCAGCAGCAAACCCCAGGAAATCCTGAGATCCCAGCAGATGACAGGACCATGTTTGTTACATTCTCCAAAGGCTATCCCGTACAAGAATGGGAAGTGAGAGAGTTCATAACAAGATCATATGGAGATTGTATAGAGTCATTGCACATGCAAGAAGTGCAGCCACATGAGCAAGCCTTGTTTGCTCGTATTGTTTTTCACAAGGCTTCAACCATGGAAATGATACTCGGCGGCATCGGAAAGGTAAAGTTTACCATTAATGGTAAGCATGTTTGGGCTCGAAAGTTCGTACCAAAACGTAATAAGTCCTCTTCATTGCTGCCACCACTGATGCCATCTCATTTTCCCGCCGGCACCCCATTCCGGCCTTGA